In a genomic window of Candidatus Buchananbacteria bacterium CG10_big_fil_rev_8_21_14_0_10_42_9:
- a CDS encoding dolichyl-phosphate beta-D-mannosyltransferase: MSKILVIVPTYNEEGTIGELLDRLLKLDLELDILVVDDGDDLTGNIVNEKQRQHKNIYLIKRQSKSGRGTAVLEGLLFGLKQDYDYFVEMDADFSHPPEELPELMKLAEPNKVVIASRYIKGSRIENWPIRRRLFSHMANFYAKLVLGIPIHDYTTGYRVYGRTAIESLDFEKFKSAGYIVLSEIAYQLYKNGVQFAERKTVFVNRERGESSFSLQEVKEAFAAVWRIKKEFK; this comes from the coding sequence AGATCGGCTTTTAAAGCTTGATTTAGAGTTAGATATTTTGGTGGTGGATGACGGCGATGATTTGACAGGGAATATCGTGAATGAAAAGCAACGCCAGCATAAAAATATTTACTTAATAAAGCGCCAATCTAAATCGGGCAGAGGCACAGCTGTGCTGGAAGGGTTGCTATTTGGCTTAAAACAAGATTATGATTACTTTGTAGAAATGGATGCGGATTTTTCTCATCCGCCTGAAGAATTGCCAGAACTTATGAAATTAGCCGAACCAAACAAAGTTGTTATTGCCTCACGCTATATCAAAGGCAGCCGAATCGAGAATTGGCCAATTAGGCGCAGGCTTTTTAGCCACATGGCAAATTTTTACGCTAAATTGGTTTTAGGTATCCCAATCCATGATTACACAACGGGCTACCGGGTGTATGGCCGCACTGCGATTGAAAGCTTGGACTTTGAAAAGTTTAAATCAGCGGGTTATATTGTTTTATCTGAGATTGCATACCAGTTATATAAAAATGGGGTGCAGTTTGCTGAACGTAAAACAGTGTTTGTTAATCGTGAAAGAGGGGAGTCCAGCTTTTCTTTGCAAGAAGTTAAGGAAGCATTTGCGGCTGTATGGAGAATCAAAAAAGAGTTTAAATAA